The following are encoded together in the Oncorhynchus clarkii lewisi isolate Uvic-CL-2024 unplaced genomic scaffold, UVic_Ocla_1.0 unplaced_contig_7985_pilon_pilon, whole genome shotgun sequence genome:
- the LOC139399886 gene encoding zinc finger protein ZFP2-like isoform X1: MASVKLEDCSQTLELNVNIKDEEEEEKIGKSVSHGRLELSLRPVTSTVRTNPACLSPSTLCPNLHSLGLDCDSGAQFALQDPEMASVKLEDCSQTLELNVNIKDEEEEEKIGKSVSHGDRVETFSTSREQQQEDHRAKRSHHCPHCEEIFPFLSKLKIHLKIHTIENRYSCTDSRKNFTTSKALTVHQRVHTGEKPYSCSDCVKCFTTSTELKVHQRTHTGEKPYSCSDCGKSFSQLGTLKHHERIHTGEKPYSCSDCGKSFSVLEHLKAHERIHTGEKPYSCSECVKCFTTSTGLKVHQRTHTGEKPYSCSDCVKCFTTSSRLKVHQRTHTGEKPYFCSDCTVSFSLLSHLKRHTHIHTGEKPYSCSDCGTSFSLLSHLKRHTHIHTGEKPYSCSECGKSFSVLGHLKRHRHVHTGEKPYPCSDCVKCFTTSTELKVHQRTHTGEKPYSCSDCEKCFTTSTGLKVHQRKHTGEKPYSCSDCVKFFTTSTGLKVHQRTHTGEKPYSCSDCGKGLSRMGQLRRHQRKHKGNRPYH; the protein is encoded by the exons gcctgcctctctccttccacactatGTCCAAACCTACATTCACTGGGTcttgattgtgacagtggagcccagtttgcactgcaggatccagagatggcatcagtgaagttggaagactgcagtcaaacgctggagctgaatgtcaatattaaagatgaagaagaggaggagaagattgggaAATCTGTTTCTCATG gagaccgTGTTGAGACATTCTCTACATCCAGAGAGCAACAGCAGGAAGATCACAGAGCTAAGAGGTCTCACCACTGCCCACATTGTGAGGAGATTTTCCCATTTCTATCAAAGCTAAAAATACACCTAAAAATACACACAATAGAGAATCGGTATTCCTGTACTGACAGTAGGAAGAATTTCACAACATCAAAGGCTCTgacagttcatcagagagtgcatacaggagagaagccgtattcctgctctgactgtgtaaaatgcttcacaacatcaactgagctaaaagttcaccagagaacacacacaggagagaagccttactcctgctctgattgtggaaagagtttctctcaacTAGGCACCTTAAAACACCATGAACGTatacacacgggagagaagccttactcctgctctgactgtggaaagagtttctctgTACTGGAACACTTGAAagcacatgaacgtatacatacaggtgagaagccttactcctgctctgaatgtgttaaatgcttcacaacatcaactgggctaaaagttcatcagagaacacacacaggagagaagccttactcctgctctgattgtgtaaaatgcttcacaacatcatctaggctaaaagttcatcagagaacccatacaggagagaagccttacttctgctctgactgtaCTGTGAGTTTCTCTCTACTGAGCCACTTAAAAcgacatacacatatacacacaggagaaaagccttactccTGTTCTGACTGTGGAACGAGTTTCTCTCTACTGAGCCACTTAAAAcgacatacacatatacacacaggagagaagccttactcctgctctgaatgtggaaagagtttctctgTACTGGGTCACTTAAAAAGACACCGACAtgtacatacaggagagaagccttatccctgctctgactgtgtaaaatgcttcacaacatcaactgagctaaaagttcatcagagaacacacacaggagagaagccttactcttgCTCTGATTGTgaaaaatgcttcacaacatcaactgggctaaaagttcatcagagaaaacacacaggagagaagccttactcctgctctgattgTGTAAAATtcttcacaacatcaactgggctaaaagttcaccagagaacacacacaggagagaagccttactcctgctctgactgtggaaagggTCTCTCTCGAATGGGCCAGTTAAGAAGACACCAACGTAAACATAAAGGAAATAGGCCTTACCACTGA